From Rhododendron vialii isolate Sample 1 chromosome 10a, ASM3025357v1, the proteins below share one genomic window:
- the LOC131303023 gene encoding protein FAR1-RELATED SEQUENCE 5-like, with translation MDQFDGSQGGHANVQNDKVNSSSYSKKDILEQKFDSEEDAHAFYNACAKEMGFSIWKDRLKVNEANVSQKYCVPFLLSHRHVSDAVRAQTKAMHNVSVKTGQIMDLKVNESGGYGDVGFTLKDLQNKIEVERQVELKDGDAEDALGYLSARADADPLFFFKYTVDEDNRLGKLFWVDSKSRMDHAAFGDVLIFNTTYRTNAYKKPFVILAGMSNHFLTTIFGCAWLVDETFATYTWVLKTLREAMDNK, from the exons ATGGATCAGTTCGATGGTAGTCAGGGTGGTCATGCAAATGTCCAAAATGATAAAGTTAATTCTAGCAGTTATAGTAAGAAAGACATTCTCGAGCAGAAATTTGATTCAGAGGAGGATGCACATGCCTTCTACAACGCATGTGCTAAGGAAATGGGGTTTAGCATATGGAAAGATAGGTTGAAAGTCAATGAAGCCAATGTGTCTC AGAAATATTGTGTGCCTTTCCTCCTCTCGCATAGGCATGTGAGTGATGCGGTTAGAGCTCAAACGAAAGCTATGCACAATGTCAGTGTGAAGACAGGTCAGATCATGGATTTGAAGGTTAATGAATCAGGGGGGTACGGGGATGTGGGCTTCACTCTCAAAGATCTGCAGAACAAAATTGAAGTCGAGCGCCAAGTAGAACTCAAAGACGGTGATGCAGAGGATGCTTTGGGTTACTTATCTGCGAGAGCTGATGCCGACCcattatttttcttcaagtataCTGTGGATGAGGACAACCGGCTAGGTAAATTGTTTTGGGTAGACTCGAAGTCTCGGATGGACCACGCTGCTTTCGGTGATGTACTGATATTCAACACAACCTATCGAACTAATGCATATAAGAAACCATTTGTCATTTTAGCCGGCATGAGTAACCATTTTCTTACGACTATTTTTGGTTGTGCCTGGTTGGTTGATGAGACATTTGCAACATACACATGGGTGCTGAAAACCTTAAGGGAGGCCATGGATAACAAATGA